From the Excalfactoria chinensis isolate bCotChi1 chromosome 1, bCotChi1.hap2, whole genome shotgun sequence genome, one window contains:
- the SERTM1 gene encoding serine-rich and transmembrane domain-containing protein 1 — MSEPDPSSGFVGNMENGTFLELYPTSLSTSVDSSPGRLSNVYVYVSIFLSLLAFLLLLLIIALQRLKNIISSSSSYPEYNSDAGSSFTNLEVCSISSQRSALSNLSS, encoded by the coding sequence atGTCGGAACCCGACCCTTCATCCGGTTTTGTAGGAAACATGGAAAATGGGACTTTTCTGGAGCTATATCCCACGTCGCTTTCAACATCTGTGGATTCATCACCCGGCCGTTTATCCAACGTCTATGTCTATGTTTCTATATTCCTCAGTCTCTTAGCTTTCCTCCTTTTGCTATTGATCATTGCACTTCAGAGGCTGAAAAACATAATTTCTTCCAGTTCCTCATACCCAGAATATAACAGCGATGCTGGAAGTTCTTTCACTAATTTAGAAGTCTGTAGTATTTCTTCCCAGCGGTCTGCTCTTTCAAACCTTTCTTCATGA